GACCAGCTTCCAAAGGGGAATCTGGGCGCGGTCGCTCTCACGCCTGAGAGAGCCGGCCCCCATCTTCTGCTGCACCTCCTCGCAAGTGCTCTTCACCGGAAGAGTATTATGCGAGGGCTAGTCCTATTCTTCCCCTCTTCGAAGCGGATCTTTCAGTTGCTCCAAAACCTGCTGCATATCCTCCCATAAAGGACGTTTCTTCGCAGGGTCGCGCAGCAGCGCCGCCGGATGAAACGTGGGCATTATCATGGTATTCGCGACCCTTATCCACTGTCCTCGCGCTCGTGTGATGGAAGCGCCAGGGTCGACTAGAGCCCGAAGCGCGGTCGCACCCAGGAGAACTATGATTCTAGGGCGTATGAGCCTGATTTGGCGAGCCAGGAATGGCAGACAGGCCTCGATTTCGGCTGATTCCGGGACACGGTTGTAGGGGGGGCGGCACTTGACGATGTTGCCTATGAACACCTGATCTCGAGACATCCCCATAGCAGCGATGATCTTGTCCAGAAGCCGGCCGGCAGCTCCCACGAAGGGTCTGCCCTGGAGGTCCTCTTCGACACCGGGGCCCTCACCGATGAACATCAGGTCCGCATCGGGATTGCCTTCTCCAGGGACACTCCGAGTTCTGGTCTCGCCGAGCCGGCAGGCGCGACATCGTTCCACGGCCTGCGCAACTGCTGCGAGATCTGCAAGATCTTTGCGGTCGGGCACCCTGTCCCATGGGGCAGGCGGCACCACAGAGCGACCCACATGTTCTCGCTCGTGCTCTCTGACCACCGTGATCACGTCATCATCCCACGAACCCTGCTGAGACAAGTCCCCGAACAGCCCGAGCTGTCTCTCCTCCCCCATGACTGACAAGGTCCTCCTTGCTTTCCGCTTCGTCTTGATTATGCCACATTCGCAGCATGGGTTCCACCGCTGGGAGAATACCCACGAAGGCTGCGAGCCCCGTGCATTGGACAGCTTTCCGAACCTTTCGCCGATACTATCCGCAGGGTGGAGATGGTAGGAGCTGTTCTCGGTCGAGATCCCGTTTTGGAGCTCACGCGGCCGGGGCGTTGATCCCCGGCCGCGGATTGAGGCGGACTTCCCAGACGAGAAGCCTATCTCATGCCTGCTTGGAGCACAACATACCTCGGGTCGTTTATCACTACTACGGACTTGCGCCATAGCTCGGCCGCAAGATCCTGAGGGCTCTTGGCATACTGGGACCTGATCGCCCTTTCGACGTAGTCCCGCATTTCCTCGAAGACCGCCGGAACTACATCCACCCTATCGGTCACATGCACGATGTGGTACCCGTATTCCGTCTGCACAGGCTCGCTTATCTGACCTGGGGCGAGAGAAAACGCCGTGTCCTCAAATGCCCGCACCATCGCGCCCCGGGCGAAGAACCCGAGGTCCCCTCCTCTGACCGACGAACCTCTGTCGATGGACCACTCTCTCGCCAGTTCCGCGAAGTCTGCGCCTTCTGAGAGAAGTCTTTGGACCTCGCGGGCCTCCTCTTCGGTCTCCACGAGTATGTGGCTCGCCCTAACCTGTTCAGGCTCCTCATACTCAGCTCTGTGTTCCTCGAAGTAGCGGCGAAGGTCCTCCTCGGTCAGGGAGACATGGGCTGTGGATAGGTCGAAGACCAGAAGGCTGAGCTCAACCGACTCGGCTAGGTCTTGTTCGGTCATGCCGTACTGAGCCAGCACGCTCTCGAACGAAGGGCCGAGTTCTGCCCGGAGCTTTGCGATCTCCGCCTTCACCCTGGGAGGTTCGACACTGATACCCGCCTCCCGAGCGGCCTGGGATATGAGAGTCTCGCCTATC
This region of Bacillota bacterium genomic DNA includes:
- a CDS encoding uracil-DNA glycosylase — protein: MERCRACRLGETRTRSVPGEGNPDADLMFIGEGPGVEEDLQGRPFVGAAGRLLDKIIAAMGMSRDQVFIGNIVKCRPPYNRVPESAEIEACLPFLARQIRLIRPRIIVLLGATALRALVDPGASITRARGQWIRVANTMIMPTFHPAALLRDPAKKRPLWEDMQQVLEQLKDPLRRGEE
- a CDS encoding peptidylprolyl isomerase encodes the protein MITRLRTTTALFCLTMLALLPATACASSTIVVRLSDGTSLTLDLPDGVSDIHSLGVVREGNESETVLWAKADEGDPVIAVVNGEEISRQSFVDKLEDAAGMGVLAQMIGETLISQAAREAGISVEPPRVKAEIAKLRAELGPSFESVLAQYGMTEQDLAESVELSLLVFDLSTAHVSLTEEDLRRYFEEHRAEYEEPEQVRASHILVETEEEAREVQRLLSEGADFAELAREWSIDRGSSVRGGDLGFFARGAMVRAFEDTAFSLAPGQISEPVQTEYGYHIVHVTDRVDVVPAVFEEMRDYVERAIRSQYAKSPQDLAAELWRKSVVVINDPRYVVLQAGMR